Part of the Paenibacillus kyungheensis genome, CGTTCTGTCTGACGATAAGGACCATATTCGCCGCCTACATCAATACTTTCATCCCAGTTCATGCCTAACCATTTCAAATACGTCAGCTGGCTTTCTTCGCCACCTTCGATATTACGTTTGATATCTGTATCTTCAATTCTTATAATAAATTTGCCACCTTGACTGCGAGCAAATAAATAGTTGAATAATGCTGTACGTGCATTTCCGATGTGTAAATGTCCTGTTGGACTTGGTGCATACCGTACTCGAATTTCGTTAGTCATTTGTTATTTCCTCCTTCAATCTATTGCAACTCATATTTATTATGATTCTTTGATTAAGCATACCACTGCTTGTGCAGCAATACCTTCGCCACGACCTGCAAATCCAAGTTGTTCTGTCGTTGTCGCTTTGACATTCACTTGGTCAATTTCCGCTTCCAAAGCTTTTGCAATGATTTCTACCATTTGCGGAATATATGGAGCCATTTTAGGTTTTTGAGCAATAATGGTTGCGTCGATATTTCCCAAACGATATCCTCGTTCACGAATAAGCGCCCATACATGGTTAAGCAATTTCAAGCTATCTGCATCTTTAAATTCAGGATCAGTATCTGGAAAATGCTTACCGATATCTCCCATTGCTAGTGCACCTAATACAGCATCTGTAATCGCATGTAATAACACATCTGCATCAGAATGACCTAACAATCCCTTTTCATAAGGAAGTGTAACTCCTCCGATAATACAATCTCTTCCTTCTACAAGCTGGTGTACATCGAATCCTTGTCCAATACGAATCATTCTATTTTCTCTCCCCTACGTTGCAATACATACGACGCATAATCCAGATCATCTGGTGTGGTGATTTTGATATTTTCGTAACTGCCTTCTACCACAGCTACCGTCACACCCATTCGTTCGATCAGCATCGAATCGTCTGTACCGCGAAAATTTTCATCTTGTGCTTGTTGGTGTGCTTGCTGAAGATCGGCACTGCGAAACGTTTGCGGTGTCTGAATGGCCCATAACTGACTACGATCCGGTGTATTTACGATATGCTTCTGTTGATCCACCTGCTTGATCGTATCTTTGACCGGTACAGCTAAGACAGATGCTCCTGAAGTCACTGCACTATGATAACAGTTCATAATCTGCTCTTCTGTTATAAAAGGGCGTACGCCATCATGCACCATAATCCAGTCAGAGTGTATAAACTGTAAACCATTAGCAACAGATTCCTGACGATCGTAACCTCCAACCACCACTTTTTTCACTTTGGTCAGTCCATACTCTTTGATCCAATCCTCACAACGCTGTACATCGTCTTTACCTGTTACCATTACAATCTCATCAATAATTGATGAATGTTCAAAGACTTCCAGTGTATGTATCAGGATCGGCTTATTTTGCAGCCTTAGATATTGTTTGCTCTCTGTTGTGCCCATCCGTGAACCTTTACCCGCGGCAACAACTATCACACCCGCTTTATTTTCCATAATCCCCATCCTTAGCCTACTGTCCTGCACTTTTAATCCTATCAAAGTGCCAAACTCCATTCCTTAATAATATACCCGTCTATAGGTACAGCACAACAATTAAAAGGAATTGGCTCTGAATCGTAGCTTATTCAGAACGATGTAACTTGGCAAAAACCATTTTT contains:
- the ispF gene encoding 2-C-methyl-D-erythritol 2,4-cyclodiphosphate synthase, producing MIRIGQGFDVHQLVEGRDCIIGGVTLPYEKGLLGHSDADVLLHAITDAVLGALAMGDIGKHFPDTDPEFKDADSLKLLNHVWALIRERGYRLGNIDATIIAQKPKMAPYIPQMVEIIAKALEAEIDQVNVKATTTEQLGFAGRGEGIAAQAVVCLIKES
- the ispD gene encoding 2-C-methyl-D-erythritol 4-phosphate cytidylyltransferase, producing MENKAGVIVVAAGKGSRMGTTESKQYLRLQNKPILIHTLEVFEHSSIIDEIVMVTGKDDVQRCEDWIKEYGLTKVKKVVVGGYDRQESVANGLQFIHSDWIMVHDGVRPFITEEQIMNCYHSAVTSGASVLAVPVKDTIKQVDQQKHIVNTPDRSQLWAIQTPQTFRSADLQQAHQQAQDENFRGTDDSMLIERMGVTVAVVEGSYENIKITTPDDLDYASYVLQRRGEKIE